TGAAAAAGAGGGCGTAACCGGTGTTGGGGATGGAATTGCTATTCCACATTGTTCTAGTTCAGCGGTTATTAAACCAACTATTGCTATTATGACCTTGGCTATGGAAATTGATTGGCAGAGTTTAGATAATAAACCAGTTGATTTAATTTTTATGATTGTTACCCCGGCAAAAGAAGGAGAAGAACATCTCCAAGCATTATCTCAGTTAGCAATGTTTTTAACTAATAAGGATACAATTAACCAAATTAGAAATGCCGCATCTTATCAAGAACTAATTAATGCTTTTCAAAATAAAGAAGTACCAGTGACAAATAAGCTAGCACCAAATCAACATTATGATGTAATTGGAATTACTGCTTGTCCGACTGGTATCGCTCATACTTATATGGCTAAAGAAAAATTAGAAGAAGCGGCTAAGGCAATGGGATATACAGTTAAAATTGAAACCCAAGGTCGCAGTGGACCCGAATCAGTGTTAACAGCAGAAGATATTGCCAATGCTAAAATTATTATTTTTGCCGCTGATAAGGCAGTTACTAACTTAGGGCGCTTTGCTAATAAAGAAGTTCTTGAAGTTGGAACTAAAGATGCTATCTATGATGGCCAAGCTGTTATTAAACGATATTTAAATCATGATCGTTTAACAACAATTAAAAATAAAGGTGCTGGTGATGAAGTTGGTGAAATTTCTTTAAAACAATTTAAATATGTTTCACGAAATTTATTAGGTGGAGTTTCCCGAATGTTACCATTCGTTGTTGCTGGTGGTATTATTTTAGGAATTGGATTTTTATTAGATTCGGGTTATACGGGTGGCGCTTTTGGAACTAACCGTCCAATTGCCCGCTGATTTAGCGGATTGGGAAAAATTGCCTTTGCAATGATGATTCCAATTTTAGGAGCCTATGTTGCGTATTCAATTGTTGGTCCCCAAGGTTTGTTACCGGGGATGATTGCTGGTTTAGCAGCCACTGCACCCGAAATGTTATATAGTCCGGGTCAAGACCCCACTAAATGAGTTAATGAATGGGGAAGTTTATTACCATCAGGATTACAATATAATTCAGGATTTATTGGCGCACTAGTCGGAGGATATGCAGCTGCCTTTATTGTGTATGGTTTAACAGTAATGTTTAAAAAAATTCCTCAATCCTTACGGGGAGTTAAGGATATTGTTTTTATTCCGGTGCTATCAGTTTTAGCAATTGGAGTCGTAATGTTTGCTTTAAACATTCCATTAGGTTATTTTGCTTATGGTTTAAAATTAGGGGTAACCAAATTAAATGAATATAATGTGTCAGTTATTGTTGGATTAATTTTAGGATTTATGATGTGTGTTGACTTGGGAGGGCCGGTCAATAAAGTAGCTTACACATTAGGAACATTATCAATTAATCCGGATGTTGGGCAATCTGGTTTTGTTTATGAACCAAGTATTATGGGTTCTGTAATGGCAGCTGGAATGGTACCCCCATTAGCAATTGCTTGTTCATGTTTAGTATTTAAAAAAGTATGAACACCAAAAGACCGCGAAGCATCGCGTGCTAACTGGTTCTTAGGATTGTGTTTTATTACCGAGGGAGCAATTCCTTATGCGGCAAAAGATCCCAAACGTGTATTACCGGCAATGATGGTAGGCGGAGCAATTACGGGTGCTGTGACAATGGCATTCCAAGTTAGTTTAAGTGCTCCGCACGGAGGAATCTTTGTTTTTGCTCTCCTACGATCAAACCTATTTAGTGGAACTGGTTTACAAATTGGAATGGGAATTGTTTTCTATTTATTAGCAATTATTTTAGGAGCGATTGCCTCAACATGTGTTTTAAGTTTTTGAAGAATGCATGATATTAAAAAGGGAAAATTAAATATTAATCTTTAAGAAAGTTGATACCCAAATTAAGTTTTGGGTTTTATTTAGATATAATTGTGGAAGGAGAAGAGGTTATTAAAATGATTTATACTTTAACTTTAAACCCCGCTATTGATCGGATTGTAGAAACTGAAACTTTTAACTTAGGAATAACAAATAAAGTTTTGAATGAATATGAAGTTCTTGGCGGAAAAGGCATTAATGTTTCAGTAATGTTAAAAAATTTAGGATGTGAAACAGCAGTATTAGGATGAATGGGACAAGATAGTAAGCTTGAATTTTTAAAATATTTAACAGCAAAAAATATTAATAGTAATTTTGTGGAGGTTTCTGGGAAGGTCCGGGTAAATTTAAAAATAAAAAACTTAACTACTAAACAAGAAACTGAATTAAATGGTTTAGGTTTTCAAGTTTCCCAACCAGATGTTACAAAAATTATTGAAGTAGTTAAAACAAATGTAAAGGCTAATGACTGTTTAATTATTTCGGGTTCAGTTCCCCAGGGATGTCCCCGTGATTTGTATGCGATGATTGCCAAGCATTGTGCTGAAAATAATATTATGTTTGTGGTTGATAGTACTAAAGAAATTTTATTATTAACATTATCCTATCATCCGTTTTTAATTAAACCAAATCTTGAAGAATTAAATGAACTCTTTCAAACTAATTATCAGTTTAAGGAAGAAAAAAATATCATTAATCTTGGCCAACGATTAATAACAATGGGTGCCCAAAATGTTTTAATTAGTAATGGGAAAGAGGGCAGTATTTTAGTTACAGATAAAAATATTTATCAAGTTAATAGTGCTCATGGACAATTAGTAAATTCTGTGGGAGCTGGTGATTCGATGGTTGCTGGTTTTATTGGAACTTACTTAAAACATCATGCTTTTGATCAAGCACTCGTGTATAGTGCGAGTGCCGGAGCGGCAACAGCATTTACCAAAGGGATTGCTGAAAACACAGAAGTTAAAAAATTATTGGGACAAATTAAAATAAATGTAATAAAATAATATTACATTTTTTTATTTTATTTTTTAAAAAGAAAAAATTAATAATATAATTAAAGTAAGGAGAAAAAATAATTATGTTAGATTCAAAAGATTTGGAAATCCTAGAAGCCTTAAAAGAAAATTTGGACCAACCTTTTAAGAAAATTAAAAATTTCTTAAATCATATTAAAATATCACGTGGTGATTTTTATTATCACTTAAATCACATTAATAGTGCCTTAAAGCACAAAAACAAAACTTTGAATGTTACTAAAATTACTAAAGAAGAGTTTCAAGAAATTTATGAATTAATTACTTCAAAACAAGACATCTTTTTAAATAGTAATGTTGGTGGTTACATCTTAGTTACTTATGTCTTTTTAAATGACTATACCAAACTAAGTACCATTAGTAAATTATTAAACATTAGTGTGAATAGTGCTTTTAAATTAATTACTAAAATTAATGAAACGATTCGCGAAAAATATCACTATGATAAAATTTTAATTTCAAACAGTGGTAACGGGTATTTCTTTTGTGGTGATGAATTATCAAAACGGAAATTATTGATTAATCTTAGTATTCAAATTAATACAAATAAAAGTAGTAAATTAATTTTAGATTTTATTTTTAACAAGTTTAATTTGCCATATGGTTATGAAGACTTTTTAAAAATAAAAAATATTTTATTATCTCATAAAAATGATTTATCATTTGTTGAACTTGGGTGAGATACGTTATCCTTAATTTTATTTATCACCTTGGTATATCGAGAAAAATTTAGTGAAGGTCAGCAGTTATATGCCCAATTGGCAGACCATGAACAGTTTTATAAACATCAAAAATCATATAATATTGCTAGTCAAGTTATTGATGAAATTTGTACAACCTTTAATGTTGAATTTACTTCTAATCAATTTGAAAAATTATTTTTATCAAATATGTTTTTATCAAAACATGAAATGATTGTTGCCACGAATGACTTTGGTTATGAATACCAAGTCATTACTAATTTTTTGCAACGATTATTTGATCATCTCGAAAAAGAAGGGTATACTATCAATCGTCATGATGCCCAACAACGGTTATTTCGGTTTTTAATCTGGACAAAATACCAATGAGAAAATTTGTGGACAATTGATGCTACCACAAAGTTAAAACAAGATTTTATTAATTCCCGGGTGGAATATAAAACCTTGTTTAAGTTTTTAACTACTAATTTAAATAAAAACATTAAAGAAGTTATTAATAAAGAATTAATTGAAAAACAAATTATTGAGTTTACCATTATCTTCATTCCATATATTAATACTTTTCCCCAAAAAGATGTTATTCGTCAAGAAGCAATTTTGGTTACTGATTTGAAAGGAAGTTTAGCTAATTTATTAAAAGCAAAGGCCACTGAAATGTTTCCTAACTTTTATATTAATAAAATCATTTCGTTAAATAATTATTATAAAAATAAAAATCATTATGATTATTATTTAAAAATTAGTAATGATGTTAACATTGAAAAAGAAAACAAGGGAATTTACTTTTCTTTAAATACTAATTTAGAAGATATGTTAGCTAAAATTAAATTAGAAAGTTTAGCAATTGAAGATTTATTAGATTTTGAAAAAGCAAAAATGATTGTTAATAAAATTCTTGAATCAGATGCTACTAGTGAAGAAAAAGTTCAAGTTCTTTTACAATTATTTTATTTAGCAAAAAAATAAACCATAAAATTTGTGGTTTCTATTTTTCATACAAAAAATAAGTTTATTTTTAATAAAAAAAATTTTGCTTTTCAATGATTTAATTATATTAGGAAGAGATTTATAAAACGAACAGCAAGTCTTTTCTCAGATACATTATTGATTAAAAAATAATTATGATAGGAAAGGAGGTGGGATCCTCATATGGGTACCCCATCAATTGATAAATATAAACTGCAAAAAACTATTTACGAATGCGAAAATTATTTAATCAAGGAAAGAGGTATCTGTATTGAAATATTATATTTATAAAAGTATTAACGATGCATGCTATAGTGCATTAAAATAACAAACTTATTCATATATAACATTTATAAATTTACCTTCGAAAATACATATAAATTAATATACCCCATTAAAATAACTTATCATAAGAAATATATTATAACAAATAACAGGTGCTGTTAAAAAATAATCATAAGTTTTATATTTTAGTTTTAAATATAATTTATAAAAATTTATTCTTATCTCCATTTTAATATGTCGCTATTTACTCATTCTCGTCTACATTGAATTTGTTTAACTCTTATATAATATTTAATTTTTTAGCACATCTGTTATTCTCAAAACCCTTATGCTTAATAATAAATTGAACTTTATAAAAAATATCCTCTCACTTATTTAAATTTAAGTTCAAAAAAACATGATAATTTTAATAGATCTTTATTCCTCGATAAAGGTCTTTTTTTATTAGCCAGAAAAAAAGACTATTAATGGATAGTCTTTATAATGTTTCAAGGGTTTGTGATGATTTAACCAGTTCTGAATTTAATAAGGTCGGATCAACTTCGGCATTTGCTTCAGGTTCTGATTTTTGGGTTTTTTTAATTAAATATTCATTAATTGCTCACACAATAACCACAATCATCATCGTACCTAATAAGAACCAACGGGTAATTCCTCCTGGTTCAGCAAAAATTGAGTAAATAATATAAGAAGTAAAAGTAGCTAAAATTACTACGGATAATATTGCGAACGGTCAAAACATGCGGGTTTTATCAACAGGGACTTTTTTTCGAATCCGATTAACAATGGCTGCTAAGATTAATAGACCATAAAAGACAAAATCAAGAACTGTAATTGCATTTGACAACTGGTCAATAATATAGAATAAATCACCAGTGGCAAAATAACTAACCAATACCGCAATTAAATATCACGCAATCCCAATAATAGTTTGGTAAATTGCTGATCATTTTAACGAAATTACTTTTTGAAAGAAAAAGAACTTATCTTCGGAAGCAGCATGAATGGCATTGGCTCCCGTTAAGGTCATCCCATTTAAACTAACAAGCGCGGAAATCACGATCAACCAATAAATTACTCTGGTAAATCATCCAGCTAATGTATTAGCAAACAAGGTAAATAAACTACCATCATTTGTTCCTAAGAAGATTGAGATTGATAATAAAACATAAAAGACAATAATAAATACCATTCCACAAAACAACGCCTTTGGCACTTGTTGCTTATTAGTAACTTCTTTTTGTAAATTTGCGGCATAGATAAAACCATCAAGAGAGAATAAAATTGGTGCAATTGCAATAAAGAAATTTCCAGCGTGTCAACTCCGCATTGTTGGTTCATTAAATGAGTTATCACTGGCTGGATGAACGAATCCTAAAAATAATCCAATAATTAACGGGAATAATTTAATTCCTAAACCAATAATTTGAATAATTTTCCCTGAATGGCGAGTAAAAGCATTGGCAATTCCAAATAAACTCATTACTCCCACACCCCCAACTAAGAAAATAATTAATTTAACTTCAGTATTCAGAGTTACTTTTAACGCAATTAATATAAAATCAATAATTAAGTACGATAAAATTGAGTAAATAATAGGTATATAACCTAAGATATTAAAAATTGCTACTAACGATCCGGTTTTTCGATTAACAAAATGACCAAATCAGTTAGCTAAGGTTCCACTTTTGCCTTTTTTAGTGGATGAAGCAATTTCCATAAAAGCAACAATCATCGCAATTCCTAAAATTCCAACAATGACTCATAAGATAATTGCCATAACTGGGTTTTGAGTAATTCCTAACACATGACCTTCCCCGAGGTCATTTTTCGAATAAATTCCAACCCCCACAACAATCCCAATCATTGTCGCAAACACAGTTAAAAACTCAAAAAGTTTTAGATGTTTTCTATTCCTACCCACTAACTAATCACATCCTTTCCTTTCATAATTGATAGTTTTCAAAGTAGTTTAGAATATAATTATATTATAAAATTTAAAAATTGTAATAAAATTAATTTTGGAATTCTTGCTGACGGGGGGTTCTTATTAAAATTAATGGTTATTTTAAATGATAATCTTAGCACTTTTTAATAATTTTAGGGTAAGATAGATATAGTATAGAAAGAAAAGAGTAGATAAATGAAATTTATTGATGTTGCAACAATTAAATTACAAGCTGGAAAAGGTGGCGATGGAGCGGTCGCTTTTCGTCGTGAGTTATATGTTCCCAAAGGTGGGCCAGCCGGTGGCGATGGTGGTAATGGCGGTGACATTATTTTTGTTGGCGATGAAGGAATGAACACCCTATTAGATCTCAAATACCAACGTGAAATTAAAGCCCAAGATGGTGAAAAAGGTGATATTAAAGATATGCATGGTAAGAATGCTCCCCATAAATATGTTAAAGTTCCGTTAGGAACCTTAGTTATTAATAATACGACAAATCAAATTATTTGTGATATTTTGGAACATAATCAAGAATGCATTGTCGCAAAGGGTGGTAAAGGTGGCCGTGGTAATGCCCGTTTTGCAAACTCACGGAATAAAGCTCCTACCATTTTTGAAGCTGGGGATCTTGGCGAAAGCCTTGAGGTTCGCTGCGAATTAAAAGTTTTAGCCGATGTCGGGTTAGTTGGACTCCCTAATGCTGGTAAATCAACTTTATTATCAAAAATATCAAAGGCAAAACCGCAAATTGCTGATTATCCCTTTACAACCTTAACTCCCCAGTTAGGGGTCGCTAAGGATAGCAAAAAACGCAGTTTTGTGGTGGCTGATTTACCCGGGTTAATTGAAGGGGCTAGTTTAGGAAAAGGACTTGGTCATGATTTTCTCCGCCATATTGAACGGTGTAAAATTATTGTGCATGTAATTGACATGTCTGGGAACTATGGAACTGAAAATGTTGTTGATAATTATCATAAAATTCAAAATGAATTAAAATCATACAATTATAAGTTAGAACTCCGCAAAGAATTAATTGTTGCTAATAAAATGGATATTGATAATGCCCGCGAAAACTTACAAGAATTTAAAAAACAAATTAAAAATGCTGATATTATTGAAACAAGTGGACTATTAAACCAAAATTTGGATGTTTTATTAAACCGGATTGGGGATTTTTTAGCCGAAATTAAAGAAAACAAAGCGTTATGGCAACTTGGAGAAATAGAACCAACAAATGATGCTAGTTATAAACACTATACTTATGAAGAAAAGCAGCCAGATGTTCAAGTTATTAATTTGGGAAATGGCCTTTGAAAAGTTGAGGGGGAAAGTGTTTTTAAAGCTTACCATAAAACACCAATTTCAACTTATGATAACTTATTATTATTTAATAAAAAGCTGCAAGATCTTAAAGTATTTGAAATGTTACGTGTCAAAGGAGCCCAACCCGGTGATACAGTTAAAATTTTTGATTATGAATTAGAATGGGATGGTTAAAATGAAAAAATTACAAGATTATTTAGATTATTTAGTTACTTGAATTCGCCAAGAAGTCGCCGCCGCTAATTGTCGGGGTGTTATTATTGGTTTGTCAGGAGGAATTGATTCTGCGCTCGTAGCATTATTAGGGCAAAAAGCCTTTCCCAACAACCACTTAACCGTAATAATGCCTTGTCATTCTAATCCGGTTGACCAGGAATATAGTATGAAACTAGTTAATCATCACCAGTTAACATCCCAAGTTGTTGATTTAACAACTACTTACGATGAACTAGTAAAAAATTTATCATTATCCTCACCTAATAAATTAGCCTTAGCCAATATTAAACCCCGCTTACGAATGACAACATTATATGCTTTGGGACAAACTCATCAATATTTAGTGTTAGGAACAGATAATGCTGATGAATGACATATTGGTTATTTTACTAAGTATGGTGATGGGGGAGTTGATTTGGTACCGATTATTCATTTACTAAAAGGGGAAGTCCGTCAGACAGCTGAATTATTAGGTGTTTGTTCAGAAATTATTACTCGGAAACCAACAGCGGGATTATGAGAAAACCAAACCGATGAAGATGAATTAGGTTTTAGTTATCAAGAACTTGATGATTATTTACAAGGTTTTGAAATAAGCCCAACCATTAGTGAAAAAATTCAAAAATTACATGCCATTTCGGAGCATAAAAGAAAATTAGCACAGGCGCCTGCGCAACCATTTAGTAAATTAAAATATCCTAAAGAAAACTAATTATAGTCTTATTTTATTTTTAATATAAATTTTAATACATATTATTTATTTAAAAAAAGATTTATTTCTAAATTTTAAAAGTGTTATATATTATAAAATAAAAGTGTAAATAAAATTATTTACATTATCTTTAATTGAGCATAAATAATGCCTAAATAAAAAAGCAATTTTTATTTAGGCATTTTAATTTTTGAACGGAAGGATGATTTTATGCCAAGCAAAAA
The sequence above is drawn from the Spiroplasma eriocheiris genome and encodes:
- a CDS encoding PTS fructose transporter subunit IIABC, translated to MTIVNYFHETTTIIKGTVKTKTAVFEELSTLLVKNNIVNDQYQLLQDLDKREKEGVTGVGDGIAIPHCSSSAVIKPTIAIMTLAMEIDWQSLDNKPVDLIFMIVTPAKEGEEHLQALSQLAMFLTNKDTINQIRNAASYQELINAFQNKEVPVTNKLAPNQHYDVIGITACPTGIAHTYMAKEKLEEAAKAMGYTVKIETQGRSGPESVLTAEDIANAKIIIFAADKAVTNLGRFANKEVLEVGTKDAIYDGQAVIKRYLNHDRLTTIKNKGAGDEVGEISLKQFKYVSRNLLGGVSRMLPFVVAGGIILGIGFLLDSGYTGGAFGTNRPIARWFSGLGKIAFAMMIPILGAYVAYSIVGPQGLLPGMIAGLAATAPEMLYSPGQDPTKWVNEWGSLLPSGLQYNSGFIGALVGGYAAAFIVYGLTVMFKKIPQSLRGVKDIVFIPVLSVLAIGVVMFALNIPLGYFAYGLKLGVTKLNEYNVSVIVGLILGFMMCVDLGGPVNKVAYTLGTLSINPDVGQSGFVYEPSIMGSVMAAGMVPPLAIACSCLVFKKVWTPKDREASRANWFLGLCFITEGAIPYAAKDPKRVLPAMMVGGAITGAVTMAFQVSLSAPHGGIFVFALLRSNLFSGTGLQIGMGIVFYLLAIILGAIASTCVLSFWRMHDIKKGKLNINL
- the pfkB gene encoding 1-phosphofructokinase gives rise to the protein MIYTLTLNPAIDRIVETETFNLGITNKVLNEYEVLGGKGINVSVMLKNLGCETAVLGWMGQDSKLEFLKYLTAKNINSNFVEVSGKVRVNLKIKNLTTKQETELNGLGFQVSQPDVTKIIEVVKTNVKANDCLIISGSVPQGCPRDLYAMIAKHCAENNIMFVVDSTKEILLLTLSYHPFLIKPNLEELNELFQTNYQFKEEKNIINLGQRLITMGAQNVLISNGKEGSILVTDKNIYQVNSAHGQLVNSVGAGDSMVAGFIGTYLKHHAFDQALVYSASAGAATAFTKGIAENTEVKKLLGQIKINVIK
- a CDS encoding APC family permease, with amino-acid sequence MGRNRKHLKLFEFLTVFATMIGIVVGVGIYSKNDLGEGHVLGITQNPVMAIILWVIVGILGIAMIVAFMEIASSTKKGKSGTLANWFGHFVNRKTGSLVAIFNILGYIPIIYSILSYLIIDFILIALKVTLNTEVKLIIFLVGGVGVMSLFGIANAFTRHSGKIIQIIGLGIKLFPLIIGLFLGFVHPASDNSFNEPTMRSWHAGNFFIAIAPILFSLDGFIYAANLQKEVTNKQQVPKALFCGMVFIIVFYVLLSISIFLGTNDGSLFTLFANTLAGWFTRVIYWLIVISALVSLNGMTLTGANAIHAASEDKFFFFQKVISLKWSAIYQTIIGIAWYLIAVLVSYFATGDLFYIIDQLSNAITVLDFVFYGLLILAAIVNRIRKKVPVDKTRMFWPFAILSVVILATFTSYIIYSIFAEPGGITRWFLLGTMMIVVIVWAINEYLIKKTQKSEPEANAEVDPTLLNSELVKSSQTLETL
- the obgE gene encoding GTPase ObgE, coding for MKFIDVATIKLQAGKGGDGAVAFRRELYVPKGGPAGGDGGNGGDIIFVGDEGMNTLLDLKYQREIKAQDGEKGDIKDMHGKNAPHKYVKVPLGTLVINNTTNQIICDILEHNQECIVAKGGKGGRGNARFANSRNKAPTIFEAGDLGESLEVRCELKVLADVGLVGLPNAGKSTLLSKISKAKPQIADYPFTTLTPQLGVAKDSKKRSFVVADLPGLIEGASLGKGLGHDFLRHIERCKIIVHVIDMSGNYGTENVVDNYHKIQNELKSYNYKLELRKELIVANKMDIDNARENLQEFKKQIKNADIIETSGLLNQNLDVLLNRIGDFLAEIKENKALWQLGEIEPTNDASYKHYTYEEKQPDVQVINLGNGLWKVEGESVFKAYHKTPISTYDNLLLFNKKLQDLKVFEMLRVKGAQPGDTVKIFDYELEWDG
- the nadE gene encoding NAD(+) synthase, coding for MKKLQDYLDYLVTWIRQEVAAANCRGVIIGLSGGIDSALVALLGQKAFPNNHLTVIMPCHSNPVDQEYSMKLVNHHQLTSQVVDLTTTYDELVKNLSLSSPNKLALANIKPRLRMTTLYALGQTHQYLVLGTDNADEWHIGYFTKYGDGGVDLVPIIHLLKGEVRQTAELLGVCSEIITRKPTAGLWENQTDEDELGFSYQELDDYLQGFEISPTISEKIQKLHAISEHKRKLAQAPAQPFSKLKYPKEN